The following is a genomic window from Solanum stenotomum isolate F172 chromosome 4, ASM1918654v1, whole genome shotgun sequence.
atcttaagttgtgaatttatgtaaattttccaacaaaatatgtgaaattataTTGATACGGGCCTTAAATTATCTAGTTTTAGTAAAAACGATAAGTTTGATATATACCAATGGTTATTATTTGTGAATTGCGATGAATAAGAATGTGACATCGATAGATTACCCAACTAATGcacttaaatttgaggaaaattcCTATGTATATAATGTGTATATAAATTGTGTTTATAATGTAATTACAATAAAGTACATACAAACTGAATTAAAAAACTACAGTAAAAcctctttaaattaatataggtgggaccatgaaatattattattttatagaagtattgtttaatcaataaattaatatttattaatttacagAGTATTTCGACATTGAAAAATTGTTCAGGGAtgaaatctcaaaaaaattgaaagaacccacttgtgaaaacgtcattcataaacttgaggtcatgattaatgatctcaGTTACCGTAATAAAATGGACATTAATAACCTATTGGATGAgtgaaaatgatacatgttcAGAGGTCCAGAGCATAGAACAAATTGTGGATATCATTGgaaaaataatgttgatgataCAATACCTTTGGAACCAGTTACCGTAAGAAAACACTTGCATCTAGAatttttcacaattttatggtgcaaTTAAAAAAGACAATACCAaaacttttggatgcaatatgaaaagttagagatgagcttcaattagatttaaattttaacaaaaaactgTTAAAACTATAcataatagaatcatatttcacaaaattttcttagatatatttgtacttttaaagtattattaatttataatattaatgggaccatatatttatataggggtcttctgaaaatatattatcttattatcttatcgaaatgagTGAATTTTTCCATTGGCTCAAGTCGAGACCGAAGGAAATTATTAtcttagagagattattaattaatcgagtattaatttagtgagtttttactgtatatataaatttctattatatagaaacaTGAAGAGGAGGACGACCAAGGGTATACTGGTCATTTCACACTAATAAAAATACTTCACAGAGTTCTCGAAGCAACCATTTCTGTACTTGCTTCCACCGACAAATACAACTCAAACCTTTTTTTGCTTCCAAAGCTAATTTCTTGGCACGTTCACGTAAAGTTTTTTAGTTCTCTTGTCTTCTCAACAAGATCTTCCGAATTAGGGTAGGCTATTCTGAAAAATTTTACTATGGGAGAGGTATACCTTGTATTAGTTGTGTGAGGGTATTTTTTATtgcaattatattttgatttatggGATCCATTTTTGATTTTTATCTTTcatggtttttttttcttgtcagtatttttttttttttgaaaaccaATTCAATTACTCcttcaattttataatataaataaaaatatttttttatggttaAATAATTACCTAAGATATTAATAGTCAAATTTAAATACGAATATAATTCGTATTCGTATCATAGGATTAaaccatttttcatttattgtattttaaaattttcatcttcctAATTCATTTCTACTTTTAGGATccatttaaacataaaaattatttactttttaaaagtaatctatttttaactcaattttcacttttgaaattgTATTAAGTACATTCAAACATGAACAtcatttcgaatattttttacaaaaatcatcaaattttctttttgccAATTCCTAATATTGAGAgatataattttgataaaatttccaatttagaagaaagaaaagaagaaaaatgttcgaagttgaagaagaatgatgtccagatttttatttttatttttgaatatgatGAGCTTAAAGAATAGTAAATCCCATAATTcactttatttatattatttagtataattttattaagtcATGTCAATTTTAAAccatattttctctttcttcctaATGTTTGGAGATTTAAAGTCAAAGAATGAGCCCACTATATCCAAGTGTCAAGGAATTAGTGGAGACTCACACGACTTTTTGTCAGTTGTGCCTCTACCATACTAAAATTTTTCATTctcttcaaaattttcaagaaaactttTAGCTCTCGTTTTACAATTTAAGGTGTGAATCTCTCTCAATTTTTGCTCAAATCTGCTTATTTTCTTGAGGTAATtaactttttgtatttttggaaTTTAACAATCAATTAATGTCATTAACATTTATTTACGATCCTACCTATTTTGGTTTGAGGACTGAAAAATTATGTAGGAGCATGAATTCCTGTAGTATATTAATTATTCTGTTGGGGTGTAGTGTTGGTCCTGGTAGTTTAGAACTTGGTTTTCAAGAGAACTGGTTGTGTGTGAAAATTTAAGGGGTGCCAGAAACTGTATCAGTATTGAACCCCCAATTTCAGAATGAAGTCATGAACTAGCTCAACCTTTCTATGCTTTGATGATACAACTTTTAATTAAATGAACAGTTATAACTTCACATAATATAAGGATGAGGAAATGGCTAATGGGTATTGCTTGTTGTGAAGTGGGAATTTGGAAGCTAAATACTTAACTTTCCTTTAATCTTTTCCCCTTTTAAGTGTTTACTTTTTAGGAATTAATGAAGCAGAAGTTGTTAATAAGAGCTTGGCTTTAAGACTTACTGTCATTTTGACTTAAAGTGAATGCCAAGACGAGTAGGCAATTTCCAACTTTTTGTGTTTTTAGCATCTCCATGAACTACGCGTTTTTTAAACATTACCAATTCTCTGTCTCTTCTATATCTATGTTATTAATCAGACTTGTCTGGAAGGTACTTGTGCACTgggttgcttggactcttcaaaagtATTGCCGCACTCATGTCAAATCATCCGAAAAAACTATTGAGCATCCCATGTCAGATATGGACGGGTAATTGGTCGCCTTGGATGGTCTTGGACAAACCTCGCCCTATGAGCTAgattttggggttgagttaggcccaagatcAATTTCATTACACAGGCAGTACTTTGGAGGATCCGATATGCACctattgacatttttgaagagtatgttgctcggactcttcaaacaCACTCGTGTTAGATCATCCAAAAAgacactacttttggaggatttgaagtAAGGCTTTCAAAGGAGAATATTTTTGTTGAGGGTGGAAATGGCATGGTCTACCGCGAAAATTTGATTAATGGAACACCGGTAGATATTAAGAAGTTCCTAAACAATCTGTGAgttcataaaatcaaattatatgcTTTCATTAATGGTCCCTTTGTTTTAGTTTCCAGCTTGAGTTTGAATTTAAGATCTTTGTCCCAGAGGAACGCACAGGTGTTTCCCCATCTGGAAGTCCCTGATAGTCCTATACCTTCTTTGGACATGAAATATGAAGCTTTGGATTGTTCAATTACTTTCATGCGCATGTAAAGTAATTGAATGAGTATTCTTGTTTAGCATTTGAAAATGCTTTGTTCGAATGCATCATCACGTGATGCTGGTTTACGAGTATGTCAACAATGGCAATTTGAAACAATGGCTTCATGGAGCCATGCGACACAACGAGTATCTCACTTGGGAGACTACAGTGAAGGTTCTCCTTGGGACAGTTAAAGCGCAAGTTCATTCAGCTAAGCTAAATCTATTTTGGAATAAGACATCTCTTGACGTGCTATCATTTCTTGCAGTCTTGCCTATTTGCATGAGAATATTGAGCTCAAAGTTGTTCATCGAGACATCAAATCAAGTAATATATTGATTGATGATGACTTCAATGCTTAGGTCTCTGATATTGGTCTGGCCAAACTGCTTGGTGCTGGTAAACGTTATATCACAACTCAAGTCAACCTTTGGGTTAATTTCTTCCTTCTGCTTCTTTTGATTCCATTCCAGCTCGAGTATTCTTCATGTTCTGGTCTTCTGAACTTCACAATCTTCAACTTCTGGTGTCTTGTATTACCATTTTGgtataaaaatttgaagtagaagattgcattattattatatcatttcaCACCCTTTCAAATATTTGACAGATATGTGGCTCCTGAATATGCAAATACTGGTCTCTTGAATGAAAAAAGTGATATTTATAGCTTTGGGGGTAGAGTTGTTAGAATCGATCACAGAAAGAGATCCTGTGCCCAAGAGGTTCGTTATCCTTCGTACCTTATCTTAAGATCTATTTAGCACATGACTTGATGTAAGAATCTTATCTGCATCCTCATTATTGAAGAAGCTTATTGTGCCCAGATCTTTGGCAGAATAGATCTCTGGATTACTTGTTCTTGATATATTATGTACGCCTTTTGGTATATGTTGATTACCATTCACTTAATAGAAAAGGGTTGTATTTTTAATGTTCTAGCCTATTAAACATTAAGcaacatttcatttgaaataattaagCAAGTATATGTGTTTTTCTAGGGTTGGAGTCTTAACTTCAACTCATAGTCCattctatgttttgatcttttattcttaaatttatgctgttattttctttcttctccacTCTCCTGAGATTTGCTCTCTGCTTCGATTTTCAGGTTAACTATTTCCTTCAAAACACCGCCAAATTTTGTTCTTCGGGTTTTGAAAATGTGGACTTACATCTGATATCTTAATCGTCAAGTCGTTTGAGCTGCATGTAGAGTTCTTAGTCAATTGGCTTAGTGGGAAAAATGTAACCTTTTCATTGGAGTATATATGTAGTAGTCCTATTCTTCACGGTTCAGATTGTTGACTCATGTGTTTGAACATTTGGAGAAGAGAGCTTGAAAGTGACATGCAAGaaggaagaaataaaattaaaatggaaaTAAACTTGTGTTGTCTCTTTCGATTTGGTAGcgggatttcatttactttgtACTATAGTACtatgttgtttttatttttatttttatgagaacACACAAAGGTATCATAGAACTCTCCCTAAATCAACACCACTTTTTTAAGGAACATCAATTAGTTTGCTCTATGCTATTTTTGTTTATCTCtctataaacatatattattgACTTCAAGGAAGTTTTATGTTGTGCTTGATTGGTGGGATATCACAACTGATCATAACTTCTTCTCAGTTGGGAAAAACTTGATCCATATAGTTGTGTTTCTTATGCAATCGATGTTCTAATCGAAACTTACAAGATGACTGATCTATTACTCcgaaatattattttagtttaCTCTTTAAAAATCTTCATTCTCCAGATTGTGTGTACTGAAGGACCTGAGAGAATTAGAGAACTGATTGCTATGGGTgctttaatttgtttgatcatGGGGAGGATGTCAATCTGCATCTAGCCAGGGAAGCGGGCCGCTCCCATCGCCAAATTGTCCATGCTGCTGATATGAGAGGCAGAGAGATAGGAAAGGCCCTTATTAGAGGCAATTATTAAGGATCCTAGAACAAATGTGTTTCAAAGAAACTTGATGATTCTGGGAAAATTAGAGCTATTGGAGTTAGCAATTTCTTTATTGAAAAACTGAAGATTTTCTCGAAATAGGTCTTATTCCTCTTGTTATTAATCAAGTGGAGTGCCAATGGTATGATTAGAGAGAAGGCAAACTGTATGTGATGAGAGCTGATATctgaaaaatgcatttttttaagTTGTAACTTATTATTCATTACAGCTGCCTATGGTATTATTTATGTAGTTACTTTGTGCAGAAGGCTGATGCATCATCCAACTTTGTAGTGATAATTTAACAAGTTTAATTACTACTTCTTTGTTTTGATGAAATTAACAGAATTTTTGGTGTAGTTGTCCTTATTAATTTTCAGCTTTTGTAAAAAATGAATCCTTTATTTTcctcttctatttttttattttaattgttaagTGAAAAATGCTATCATTTTTCATGCCCATGCTTAGTTTGTGGGCATTAGTTCAAAGAGGCTTAACAGTTGTCCCTATTCTATAACTTGAATGGTAAATCCTATATTTTATATGGCTTAACAGTTGTCCCTATTCATGATGTAGTTCATCATGAGGGAAACGAATAAATATATCATGTTCTAATATCATGTTATCAATGTTGAGAACTGATTTTAcaaatgatattttttgtttgtaaatAGCAGGGAacatttcaccatttttaatCATATTGAAGAAAATGTTTGTGTGTTGTGACAAAGAATCACTACTataattgaatataaaataatagtagCTCGAAGAACCTCAAATATCAGTTGTTGAAGTAGTGATAAAtatcttaattaaaatattcaaaacttttatcaataatataatataataaattgatattaataaaatattttaaacaatatATCTAGTGATGACATAACAAAGAATGTCACCCCTTCAAAAAACTCACAAATATGCTTTTTAAAGCAAGTGTTTCTAATTTGATAGAGCTTAACGTATTTACAACAGTAAGTAATGATGTTACTATTGAGTATTATTGAAGTATAAAAATTCCTCCTGCACAATTGCAAATGGAATGATGTTTTATTGTAATACCAATATTCAATAGTAATTAGTCAAGTTTCTTCAAACGGTGAAATAAATAACTACATTAAGCCAAGATACTTTCTAACATACAATATATATcgattttattaattttgaaaattaatttatgtaaaaatataatagtcaaacatatattttattttgtcaaaataaaggtcatttatcatttatttactttgtttaatctttttttgcaaataattattttattctattaaattttaaatctcaaataattaattatcgcTTCTTTTTTTCACATTCATATTTATTTGGTCAAAGTTTAGATATTAGATTTAGATTTATAATTCCAAAAAGAGAGTCACTTTAATTCGAAATGACCAGATTTCTGCCAATTTCTCAATGCACACGATCACTTCTCAAATACCCAACACAAACAAAAGCATTTAAACCCCAAATCTTTTCTAATTATACATTTTAacaccaaatcaaatcaaataatccTAATTTCCCTTAATCGATAACGCGGTTGCCTTTGAAATCCAGATTTGAGAAGTTTGTTTCCAGATCTCTCTGTTATTGTTTTAAATAAGTGTTATCACCAATATTTAGCTCGCATAATCGTTGGTTACTCACATTCTTGCATtgtaattcatattcttgtaaCTGCAATGCTTGTAATTATATCACTTTTTGAGTttgtttaaagaaaaaatatgttaataTGTAGCTTatcttatttttgagaaattgtatTTTGTGAGTGTAAATCCCGGATGGAATACCTACAATATCAGCAATTGTCCATTCTATTGCCTTGATGTAACGTTTCAACACTTCAAGAAGCAATTTCACTTGCTACTCAAGCAAGTTCGCTGCAATGATAACATGCAAGGTATTATTTGCCCCCAAAAATGCATACCGAAGATGAGCAGGAAGCACTTTCAACTCAAGCTTTGGACGTTCCTCTGTGGATGGTTTAGCCGGAGGACTCTCATGATTATTTAGATCAATATCAAGCTTCAATGGGTTTCTTGAGTACACACAGTGGCGTAGCCACATGGTGgtcagggtgtccaattggacacccttcgtcggAAAAAAATAccgtatatataagtaaaatgataTACGAAATGactaaataacatattttggacacccttaacATAACAAGCTCTTATAGCCCAATGGTTTCACCTCCTTGGAATGAGGAAGTGCTCGTGTGTTTGAATCTTACTAGTTCTACATTTTGAAAAGATGTGTTATTTCGGACACCCTTTGTGAAATTCCTAGCTCCGCCACTGAGTACACACCTAGTCCTGATAGAGCAACCACCACTTCATCATACCTTTGAGAGATGAGAATAAGACTGAGGAAGGAATAGAGGACATCTTTAATTTATCTAGATCTACATTAATCTTCTAAAAGGCTTCAATAAAAAGACTAAATCTTGTTTAACatgtttttgaaattgtaaTTGATATTTTTAAGCAGGCAAAACAATctgtttctttttgtttaaattgGATTGTTCAAATTTTGTTTTCGTCTTGAAATCAAGAATCAGTTTTGTATCGTTTAATGTTAAGATGAGGATTCCATCATGGTTATTCTTCATTCGGGAAGATCAGTTTTCTGCATATTTAAAACTTTGATCACTTCTCAAGATCTAAGCTCAGTATACTAGGATCAACATATAATTTGGTATGTATATATGAGAAGTGATTCgcattttataataattatttcttcgCAGACTACCtatgattaattaaaatatgcATAAATTCTCCACCATGGACACTCCACAATTACCATATGCTATGAGTTATGAAAGTTTCCAATATCATTGTTTGGGAAATATCTTTAGTTTTGTCACTTTAATTTTCAATGTGTTGTAATACATTTGTGCAGTATTATTAGAAATATTGGTGCTgcatatatacatttttttcaaaacaaaaaggGTATTTGTGGTGACCAAGGTAGTCATTAATCCTTAATTATCGTGGCGAAGATACTTACCATTAAAAGTATAGTAGTTATAGTGGCGCAACAAGTCGCCACTAAAATTCATTCTCCTAAGAATAGCTTAACTTTAGAGCCGGTTATGTCGCCACTCGGCACTATTTATGTACTTTTTTGTGGCGACACCAATTGTCGTCACTAATAACATTATAGTTATAGAACCGGCTATCGTTTGTctacaaacaaaacaaaagataaGGTTGGTTTTTAGTAGTAGTTCACGAGACCTCGAAGTCCTGATTTTTAGTAGTGGTTCATGAGACCTCGAATTCCCATGTTCCagtcagtggcggagccaggattttcaatatggggttcaaaatctgaaaaaatagacacatgaaatagcCGAAAGGGGTttgacatctactatatatacctaaaaaaattattttaaccatgtataaatcatataattttccgcaaaagggggttcggatgaaccccctaattgtaaggtggctccgccactggttCCAGCATTCATTATGCCAACATGTGCCACCACCAATAATTCAAGTTGGATAACTTTTAAACAGTTCAAAAGAAAATCTTTCGACAATTTCATTTATTGAGCGATCTAAGCTAGATTTGAACTAACATAGACATATTGCCAACGAATTTACCGTCCGTCCCCATTAACCGCTCGGGTATCGACCCAGGAAGAATCAATTTTCGACTTAGTGGTAATCCATGATGAACTTCCTTTCGTCGTACCCTACCTCAAGGGAATTCGAAATTGTTATAATTACAATAGTGTTGGTAGTCTTCAAAAACAATTActataaaagataaattatatataaaaaatttaattgtattttaaattttctaaaatgataaatattttcgGGAtagataaatttaataaaaacaataagTTTGGTATATACCAATGGTTATTATTTGTGAATTGcgataaataaaaatgtgacATCCATAGATCACCCAACTAATGCACTTAAATTTGGGGGGAAGTtcctatatatacacaaaataagTCACATATACAAAACCATGTTTCAAATTTCGCTCATAATTTCatgtaataaaattatataaattctatATGAATTAAATACATATGTATCTTAATGGCGGAGTCATAATTTTCGTCAAGGGTGTTCATACTTtaggaaaagtaaaaaaaataaaccttGTTGGTCAGATTATTAAGATTGGAACGTCACTTTTGTTCTCTTAAAAAAcgaaactaaaaaagaaaataaacaaaacaccTTAACCTGGACTCAAACATAGGCCCTTGAAGCAACTTTGAACAACCTTAACCATTGGACTATCTTTCTTTATTATGATAAGGTTGTTCATAAATTagtatatatcaaaatatcaatatttacCATGTATAAtcgtaaaaaaaattcaacgaTCTGAGCACCCATGCTAAGGTGTAGCTCTGGCGTAAATTTTATATGACTTAGTTTTTTGAAAAGATATGTAATTTTGTgtatataaattgtatttattatgTAATTACGATAAAGTACATACAAATTgaattaaaactatatataaatttgtatataattgtCTTAAAATTGTTGGGTATTGGGCCTGGGAAATAGATTGAACAAGATTGTTGGGCCTAATTAATATGTTTGGATTGTTGGGCCGTCAAATCTTGTAAGCCCATACTATTCTTTAGTGTTTATACTTTAGTCTTaatcaaaatattcaaaacttttatcaacaatataatataataaattgatagtaataaaatattttaaacaatatATCTAGTGATGACATAACAAAGATTTACACCccttcaaaaaaatcaaaaaaatgcTTTATAAAGCAAGTGTTTCTAATTTGATAGAGTTCAATGTATTTACAATAGTAAGTAATGATGTTACTATTGAGTATTATTAAAGTATAAAAATTTCTCCTGCACAATTGCAAATGGAATGATGTTTTATTGGAATATTAATAGTGATTATAAATTGTTTATTGAGTTGTTGTCAttgttaaatttcaaataattaaagatAAGGTAGATGTTAAAACGATTAATGCATATTTCTTCTTGTAGTTAATTATAAACCCGGCCATACGAATGTATGTTAAATATTCCTCCAGATCGAGCTATATTGTTGGAGTTATATGTCATGACTTTTACCCATATCATTATACTTCTAATCACCACCGTCTCAATCTCAAAAATTGCTATTCAAACAAAGCTGACAAATTGGGTCTAGTATAACAATATTATCGGcaatatgtaattttatttaacaGACATtgtgaacataaaataaatactttgaAATAGTTAATTTGTTTATTGTAACAACGTCATATAAAAAATGACtagaatttattaaaatttctttaaaatattaagttaattattaatCCACATTCAATTGCAAATAGTgtgaatatataatatatatttttggcccTTAGTTTTCTATTCTATTTgtgttatataaaaaagaaatgttaGTCTTGTGACAATACATGTATTACATTCTTAAATTTACCTATTCCATCTTCTTCTTgcccttttcatttttattatgtttctttGATGAAATGGGGGAGTCTAAAgctaaaaaaatcatgttttaattTCTAATCATAAAATTGGAcaaattttttgtaaaatataattcagatacccaacaaaagaaaaatgtgacTCACATTTAGAGTATATAAGGAAGGGGAACCAATAACACAACTAATAAAAAACGAAATAATTGAGGGTTGTGTTGGGtacaaaggaaaatatttttaaggaaaataattttaaacttcTATCTATTTTCTTGTGTTAGTCGTGCAGCTTATTTTTGATATTGATATTTCATCTTATAAAACTTCCTTGAGAAGTACAATGCAATGTTGCaaggtttatatatatatatatatatattaattataaagaaaatgTTAATATGCTAGAGAGTGATACTAAAAGGTTTGATTTGGATTTTGTTGGATTGGATGCATTATGTTTTACATTTTCGTACATGAAAAGAAGTATAAATATCTTCATATACCAAATAACCGctaataattaaattcatataataTAGGTTATAGATCCTTTGGAGTTGATCAAATATGTTTATGGAGGAGTTGTGTAGATTGATTTATGGTGAATGGTCATTCCACTATCACTTGATTATAGATGTTTGAGCCCTTTCTCTGAAAACCCCTTtcctgcattttttttttttaccctcccaGGAGCTCCCGCCCCTTTTGTTttcttggtgactcgaactcgcaaccttcagATTGAAAGtaaggggtgcttaccatccgaacAACTCCCTCTCGTCCCTTTCCTGCATTTctataagaagaaaaagaagatttttttttttttgaatatgaatatgaactacGATATCATCTCTACGATTGGTTGAGGAGCTCGTTGGAATACACTCAACCTTATGACTCAACGTACTAGACGTGCAAATGAAGGCAAGTCATGGGCTAGATATGCAGAAATCGTGACCCGTGACTTTAAGGTTTTCAAGCATAATACGATAGGTGATTTGGGAACGGATATCTGATCTGATTATGAAACTAAATCGGCCATACTTCTAATATCAGGTATAAATCTTAActaattaaaatcattttttagaaGGATCAATAGTGTTTCAACTTATGGAcggtttgcaacaaattttaaagtgacagaaaataaattgcaatcacaataaaataagaagaaacataactttattgataaatattgcgggtacaattttgttcctcccttgattctactctcctaagatttatccatgatttgagggccgttagtggcgtatttctcgaactaggatgatttagatttgacctctatatgaatattccatcaATTTACGGAATATTCAAGATTTCGATCTCtttatggaatttttgagatgccttttaagggaatttagtacccttttTATAGGCGtaaactagggtttagggttgagtagctTCCAAGAATCCTAATTTGAGTTGAACACAATTTGTAGAGTTCCAACTTGAATTGGACgcatcttgtagagtcccacaaaatttcaatatctACAAATGCTCCCTGCTACAAGGCTTGTCAGAGTGTAGACTCGATAAAACTCAAAGACGAGGcttgaagtactcat
Proteins encoded in this region:
- the LOC125861652 gene encoding probable receptor-like protein kinase At5g18500: MLVYEYVNNGNLKQWLHGAMRHNEYLTWETTVKVLLGTVKAQVHSAKLNLFWNKTSLDVSDIGLAKLLGAGKRYITTQVNLWVNFFLLLLLIPFQLEYVAPEYANTGLLNEKSDIYSFGGRVVRIDHRKRSCAQEVNYFLQNTAKFCSSGFENVDLHLIS